The following proteins are co-located in the Flammeovirga kamogawensis genome:
- the yidD gene encoding membrane protein insertion efficiency factor YidD encodes MKKVFAQFLVILVRAYQLLISPYTPSSCRYSPTCSEYTIQALKKHGLIKGGKLAFKRIKSCHPWGGSGYDPVP; translated from the coding sequence ATGAAAAAGGTTTTTGCACAGTTTTTAGTGATTTTAGTGAGAGCTTATCAACTTTTAATCTCTCCATATACACCTTCATCATGTAGATATTCACCTACATGTTCCGAGTATACAATCCAAGCTTTAAAAAAGCATGGATTAATAAAAGGAGGTAAGTTAGCTTTTAAAAGAATAAAGAGTTGCCACCCATGGGGAGGTAGTGGATATGACCCAGTACCATAA